A single genomic interval of Melitaea cinxia chromosome 18, ilMelCinx1.1, whole genome shotgun sequence harbors:
- the LOC123662495 gene encoding uncharacterized protein LOC123662495 translates to MSSEVRTLRDSNKITTSPKKPSLETEMAIREVKETLNTIKEGVTKLAPRAPTTYAQVAARPKQESAEQRPNHTLIISSRNPQETGEQVLNKIKDSLDLTKSGARMERVRKARDQKIVVRCASKEDMVKIRGQVQKNADLTVREPTNQDPLVCVRGVLSSYTNEEIVDLIKAQNGHILEGVDEKALKMKVRFRKRARNPHECHPVIELSPVLWKKFIDRGKIYIGFGRCAVEDQSPLIQCMRCLGFGHTKALCKQDKDACNYCAGEHTGGNCPSKAKSDLPQCINCLRAKRSGHDLGHTAYSAECPERIKWDNIARSRVQYC, encoded by the coding sequence ATGTCCTCGGAGGTGCGCACCTTGAGGGACTCGAACAAGATCACGACCTCCCCAAAGAAACCGTCACTGGAGACAGAGATGGCGATTCGGGAAGTCAAAGAGACCCTCAATACAATTAAAGAAGGCGTCACCAAACTGGCTCCTCGGGCGCCGACTACCTACGCCCAGGTCGCAGCTCGACCCAAACAAGAGAGTGCGGAGCAAAGACCCAACCACACTCTCATCATCTCGTCCCGGAACCCGCAGGAAACTGGCGAGCAAGTACTAAACAAAATCAAAGACTCGCTTGACCTAACGAAGTCCGGGGCAAGGATGGAAAGGGTCCGGAAAGCTCGCGACCAAAAAATTGTAGTGAGGTGCGCCTCAAAAGAGGATATGGTCAAAATAAGGGGTCAAGTCCAAAAGAACGCAGACTTGACGGTGCGGGAGCCCACAAACCAGGACCCCCTGGTTTGCGTGCGGGGAGTGCTTTCAAGTTACACCAACGAGGAGATAGTAGACCTCATCAAGGCCCAAAATGGCCACATCCTCGAAGGAGTAGACGAGAAGGCACTTAAAATGAAGGTGCGGTTTAGGAAGCGCGCCCGAAACCCCCACGAGTGCCACCCTGTGATCGAGCTTTCCCCGGTACTCTGGAAAAAGTTTATAGACAGGGGCAAGATATATATAGGATTCGGTAGATGCGCAGTCGAGGATCAGTCCCCCCTCATCCAGTGCATGAGGTGCCTTGGATTCGGACATACCAAAGCACTCTGCAAACAGGACAAAGACGCCTGCAATTACTGCGCTGGTGAACACACGGGGGGGAACTGCCCCTCGAAAGCGAAGAGTGACCTGCCCCAGTGTATAAACTGTCTCAGAGCCAAAAGATCTGGTCATGACCTGGGACACACTGCATACAGCGCGGAGTGCCCAGAACGAATAAAATGGGATAATATAGCGAGATCACGGGTGCAATATTGCTAA